In Allocoprobacillus halotolerans, a genomic segment contains:
- a CDS encoding glucose-6-phosphate isomerase, with protein MIKVDLSKAKLAESMDSYKEQVAQIHDMIHNKTGQGSDFLGWVDLPVDYDKDEVEAIKAKVNELKDEIDVLLVCGIGGSYLGARAAIEALNGLYSAHPIQIIYIGNTFSSNYLAQIKEYVKDKEFAINVISKSGTTTETSIAFRIFKELLESTKGKEVARKRIVATTDKEKGALKTLATNEGYTTFVVPDDVGGRYSVLTAVGLFPIAMAGIDIDAMMQGAADARKEYNNPNLDENNAYQYGVARQMLSKQGYPAEMFVTYELQLAQTAEWWKQLFGESEGKEGKGILPTSATFSTDLHSLGQFIQEGSKVLYETVLKIENPIADLEIPSDPDNLDNLNYLAGKTVDYVNKKACEGTIDAHVNTGNVPNIQITLDELTPYSFGYMVYFFEKACALSVYLLGVNPFNQPGVEVYKKNMFKLLGKPGA; from the coding sequence ATGATTAAAGTTGATTTATCAAAAGCAAAATTAGCTGAAAGTATGGATTCATACAAAGAACAAGTTGCTCAAATTCATGATATGATTCATAACAAAACTGGTCAAGGAAGTGACTTTTTAGGATGGGTTGACTTACCAGTTGATTATGATAAAGACGAAGTTGAAGCAATTAAAGCAAAAGTCAACGAATTAAAAGATGAAATTGATGTTTTATTAGTTTGTGGTATTGGAGGTTCTTATTTAGGAGCCAGAGCTGCAATTGAAGCATTAAATGGTTTATATTCTGCTCACCCTATCCAAATTATTTACATTGGAAATACATTCTCATCAAATTATTTAGCTCAAATCAAAGAATATGTAAAAGATAAAGAATTTGCAATCAATGTTATTTCTAAATCTGGAACAACAACTGAAACTTCTATTGCTTTTAGAATTTTCAAAGAATTACTTGAGTCAACAAAAGGTAAAGAAGTGGCTAGAAAAAGAATTGTGGCAACAACTGATAAAGAAAAAGGTGCCTTAAAAACTCTAGCAACAAATGAAGGTTATACAACATTTGTCGTTCCTGATGATGTTGGTGGTCGTTATTCTGTTTTAACAGCTGTTGGTTTATTCCCTATCGCTATGGCAGGGATTGATATTGATGCCATGATGCAAGGTGCAGCTGATGCCAGAAAAGAATACAACAATCCTAACTTAGATGAAAACAATGCTTATCAATATGGTGTCGCTAGACAAATGTTATCAAAACAAGGTTACCCTGCTGAAATGTTTGTGACTTATGAATTACAATTAGCTCAAACTGCTGAATGGTGGAAACAATTATTTGGTGAATCTGAAGGAAAAGAAGGCAAAGGTATCTTACCTACAAGTGCAACTTTCTCAACTGATTTACATTCACTTGGACAATTCATTCAAGAAGGAAGCAAAGTTTTATATGAAACTGTTTTAAAAATCGAAAATCCAATTGCTGATCTTGAAATCCCTAGTGATCCAGATAACTTAGATAATTTAAACTATCTTGCTGGTAAAACTGTGGATTATGTTAACAAAAAAGCATGCGAAGGAACAATTGATGCTCATGTCAATACTGGAAATGTACCAAACATTCAAATTACACTTGATGAATTAACTCCATATTCATTTGGATACATGGTATACTTCTTTGAAAAAGCTTGTGCATTATCAGTTTATTTATTAGGTGTTAATCCATTTAACCAACCAGGTGTTGAAGTTTATAAGAAAAATATGTTTAAATTACTTGGAAAACCAGGTGCTTAG
- a CDS encoding NifU family protein codes for MDQEAEIKKVIHKLRPYLQRDGGDIEFVKFEDGIVYVQMHGACAGCMMLDATLKDGVEQILIEEVPGVLEVQAI; via the coding sequence ATGGATCAAGAAGCAGAAATCAAAAAGGTTATACATAAATTAAGACCCTATTTACAAAGAGATGGTGGGGACATCGAATTTGTTAAATTTGAAGATGGGATTGTTTATGTGCAAATGCATGGTGCATGTGCAGGATGTATGATGTTGGATGCAACCTTAAAAGATGGTGTCGAACAAATTTTAATTGAAGAAGTTCCAGGTGTTCTGGAAGTTCAGGCGATTTAA
- the hpf gene encoding ribosome hibernation-promoting factor, HPF/YfiA family, with amino-acid sequence MKVSIRGKNIALTEGIETKISKKLNLLDKYFIMSENVEAKVLIRTYPVGQKIEVTIPTEYVLLRAEVVDNDLYNAIDLVIDKLEGQIRKYKTRLSRKSKDNKLALNVASIEPLEHEEEDVIVKTKSISPKPMDMEEAIMQMELIGHSFFVYRDVETNEISVVYKRHNGGYGLIETQ; translated from the coding sequence ATGAAAGTCAGTATAAGAGGAAAAAATATTGCACTAACTGAAGGGATTGAAACAAAAATCAGCAAAAAGCTCAATTTATTAGACAAGTATTTTATTATGAGTGAAAATGTTGAAGCCAAAGTTTTAATTAGAACTTATCCAGTTGGTCAAAAAATTGAAGTGACTATTCCAACAGAATATGTATTATTAAGAGCGGAGGTTGTTGATAATGATCTTTATAATGCGATTGATTTAGTTATCGACAAGCTAGAAGGACAAATTAGAAAGTATAAAACGAGATTAAGTCGTAAATCAAAAGATAATAAACTCGCATTGAACGTTGCTTCTATTGAACCTTTAGAACACGAGGAAGAAGATGTTATTGTCAAAACAAAATCAATCAGTCCAAAACCTATGGATATGGAAGAAGCGATTATGCAAATGGAATTGATTGGACATTCATTCTTTGTTTATCGTGATGTAGAAACAAATGAAATCAGTGTTGTTTATAAAAGACATAACGGTGGTTATGGATTAATTGAAACACAATAA
- a CDS encoding CvfD/Ygs/GSP13 family RNA-binding post-transcriptional regulator: protein MEHRVKTGDIIDVTITGIQPYGAFASLPDQSSGLIHISEISDKFVRNVENFVHVGEVIRVKVIDIDHQTHQAKLSLKAVHLAKRKYKRAYKNQREKIQETPLGFNPLKEKLPEWIKLGVIKEEE, encoded by the coding sequence ATGGAACATCGTGTCAAAACCGGTGATATAATTGATGTAACCATTACGGGAATTCAACCTTATGGTGCATTTGCATCTTTACCCGATCAATCTTCTGGTTTGATTCATATTTCTGAAATCTCTGATAAATTTGTTAGAAATGTGGAAAATTTTGTGCATGTCGGTGAAGTGATTCGTGTGAAAGTGATTGATATTGATCATCAGACACATCAAGCAAAACTGTCTTTAAAAGCTGTTCATTTAGCCAAAAGAAAGTATAAAAGAGCATATAAGAACCAGCGAGAAAAGATACAAGAAACACCTTTAGGATTTAATCCATTAAAAGAAAAATTGCCTGAGTGGATAAAGCTAGGCGTAATCAAGGAGGAAGAATGA
- the metK gene encoding methionine adenosyltransferase, with protein sequence MERILFTSESVSEGHPDKICDQISDAILDACLAQDPYSRVACECFITTNLLVIGGEITTQAVVDYEGIARDVLKRIGYTSSDIGIDAQNCEIRNVIGVQSSDIALGTNKEVGGAGDQGIMFGYASRETEGYMPLPVSIAHHLVRYATEKRHQGEFQWARPDMKSQVTIDYTDASHPRIDTILMSIQHDDDFDEKVFKDYIQDVIMKDVVKKYGMNTDYKVFINPTGRFVIGGPHGDTGLTGRKIIVDTYGGSARHGGGAFSGKDPSKVDRSGAYMARYMAKNIVAAGLCDCIEIQLSYAIGVKEPTSVYIETYGTEKVSRDVILKAINNEFHLTPQGIIDTLQLLRPIYQKTAVYGHFGRGDINLPWEKLDRVDSLKKYL encoded by the coding sequence ATGGAAAGAATTTTATTTACATCTGAATCCGTTTCAGAAGGACATCCTGATAAGATTTGTGATCAGATCAGTGATGCTATTTTGGATGCCTGTTTAGCACAGGATCCTTATTCACGTGTGGCTTGTGAATGTTTTATTACAACAAATTTATTAGTCATTGGTGGTGAAATTACAACACAGGCTGTTGTTGATTATGAAGGTATTGCTCGTGATGTTTTGAAAAGAATTGGTTATACAAGCAGCGATATTGGGATTGACGCACAAAACTGTGAAATTAGAAATGTGATTGGTGTTCAATCAAGTGATATTGCTTTAGGAACAAACAAAGAAGTAGGTGGAGCAGGGGATCAGGGAATCATGTTTGGATATGCTTCTCGTGAAACTGAAGGTTATATGCCTTTACCTGTTTCTATTGCCCATCATTTAGTCCGTTATGCGACAGAAAAACGTCATCAAGGTGAGTTTCAATGGGCAAGACCGGATATGAAATCACAGGTAACTATTGATTATACGGATGCATCTCATCCACGTATTGATACGATTTTAATGTCCATTCAACATGATGATGACTTTGATGAAAAAGTATTTAAAGATTATATTCAAGATGTCATTATGAAAGATGTTGTGAAAAAATATGGTATGAATACAGATTATAAAGTATTTATTAATCCAACTGGACGTTTTGTGATTGGTGGACCACATGGTGATACTGGTTTAACAGGTCGTAAAATCATTGTTGATACATATGGAGGAAGTGCACGTCATGGTGGTGGAGCTTTCTCTGGAAAAGACCCATCTAAAGTCGATCGTAGTGGAGCCTATATGGCAAGATACATGGCAAAAAATATTGTTGCTGCTGGACTTTGTGATTGCATCGAAATTCAGTTATCATATGCAATAGGTGTTAAAGAACCAACAAGTGTCTATATCGAAACTTATGGAACTGAAAAAGTTTCTCGTGACGTGATTTTGAAAGCGATTAACAATGAATTTCATTTAACACCTCAAGGTATTATTGATACTTTACAATTGTTACGTCCAATCTATCAAAAAACTGCTGTTTATGGTCATTTTGGTAGAGGAGATATTAATCTTCCTTGGGAAAAATTAGATCGTGTAGACAGTTTGAAAAAATATTTATAA